In Burkholderia sp. GAS332, one DNA window encodes the following:
- a CDS encoding MFS transporter, AAHS family, 4-hydroxybenzoate transporter, translated as MSAKPAAAAANVIEVERVLGETHHPAFQLMLLVLCGLCLVIDGFDAQAMGYVAPSVIGEWHVSKAALGPVFSASLFGMLLGALGLSVLADRIGRRPVLIGATFFFALSMLATPFVTTIPALITLRFITGLGLGCIMPNAMALVGEFSTPAHRVKRMMLVSCGFTLGAALGGFISAALIPAYGWRAVFWVGGAVPLLLAFAMLAALPESLQFLVLKGRSDRALRWLAKFDPTLPIDANTRVVVREKGNGGAPVAELFRAGRGPVTLILWAISFMNLIDLYFLSNWLPTVMRDAGYSPGTAVIVGTVLQTGGVVGTLLLGWFIERFGFVRVLFVCFAGAALAVGTIGTVAHALPWLLLVVFAGGFCVVGGQPAVNALAGHFYPTTLRSTGIGWSLGIGRIGSVIGPLVGGQLIALNWSNESLFHAAAVPVMCSALLVIALAAATRQGGGSPSEPRTA; from the coding sequence ATGAGCGCTAAACCGGCTGCGGCCGCCGCCAATGTGATCGAAGTCGAGCGCGTGCTCGGCGAAACGCATCACCCGGCATTTCAGTTGATGTTGCTCGTGTTATGCGGGCTGTGCCTCGTGATCGACGGCTTCGACGCGCAAGCGATGGGCTACGTCGCGCCGAGCGTGATCGGTGAATGGCATGTCTCGAAGGCGGCGCTCGGGCCCGTGTTCAGCGCCAGTCTGTTCGGCATGTTGCTGGGCGCGTTGGGCTTGTCGGTGCTGGCTGACCGCATTGGCCGGCGTCCGGTGTTGATCGGCGCGACGTTTTTCTTCGCGTTGTCGATGCTGGCCACGCCCTTCGTCACCACGATTCCCGCATTGATCACGCTGCGCTTTATCACCGGGCTTGGCCTCGGCTGCATCATGCCGAACGCGATGGCGCTGGTCGGCGAGTTCTCCACCCCAGCGCATCGCGTCAAGCGCATGATGCTGGTGTCGTGTGGCTTCACGCTGGGCGCGGCGCTCGGTGGTTTTATCAGTGCCGCGCTGATTCCTGCGTACGGCTGGCGCGCGGTGTTCTGGGTGGGCGGCGCGGTGCCCTTGCTGCTCGCGTTCGCGATGCTGGCAGCGTTGCCGGAGTCGCTGCAATTCCTCGTCCTCAAAGGGCGCAGCGATCGCGCGTTGCGCTGGCTCGCGAAGTTCGATCCGACGCTGCCGATCGATGCGAACACGCGTGTCGTCGTGCGTGAGAAGGGCAACGGCGGCGCACCGGTCGCCGAACTGTTCCGCGCGGGTCGCGGTCCTGTCACGCTGATTCTGTGGGCGATCAGTTTCATGAACCTGATCGATCTTTATTTCCTGTCGAACTGGCTACCCACGGTGATGCGCGATGCCGGTTATTCGCCGGGCACGGCGGTGATCGTCGGCACGGTGCTGCAAACCGGCGGCGTGGTCGGCACCTTGTTGCTCGGCTGGTTCATCGAGCGGTTTGGTTTTGTGCGCGTGCTGTTCGTGTGTTTCGCGGGCGCGGCACTGGCGGTCGGCACCATCGGTACGGTGGCGCACGCGTTGCCGTGGCTGTTGCTGGTCGTGTTCGCAGGCGGCTTCTGCGTGGTCGGCGGACAGCCGGCGGTCAACGCGCTGGCCGGCCATTTTTATCCGACTACGCTGCGCTCCACCGGCATCGGCTGGAGCCTGGGTATCGGGCGCATCGGGTCGGTGATCGGGCCGCTGGTCGGCGGACAACTGATCGCGCTGAACTGGTCGAATGAATCGCTGTTTCATGCGGCCGCTGTGCCGGTGATGTGCTCCGCGTTGCTGGTGATCGCGCTGGCCGCGGCGACGCGGCAAGGCGGCGGCAGCCCATCCGAACCGCGAACCGCCTGA
- a CDS encoding homogentisate 1,2-dioxygenase, whose amino-acid sequence MDTQTRTPNTASSRLEIEPGYQTGFANEFATEALPGALPEGRNSPQRAAYGLYAEQLSGTAFTAPRGHNRRSWLYRIRPAAVHKPFTQLPSDRLVANFAEVPPTPPNQLRWDALPMPTEPTDFVDGWVTMAGNGSAEAMNGCAIHLYAANRSMKDRFFYSADGELLIVPQEGRLHIATEMGQLDVEPFEIAVIPRGVRFAVSLPDGTARGYICENFGALLRLPDLGPIGSNGLANPRDFLTPHAAYEDREGDFELVAKMNGNLWRADIGHSPLDVVAWHGNYAPYKYDLRRFNTIGSISFDHPDPSIFLVLQSQSDTPGVDTIDFVIFPPRWLAAEDTFRPPWFHRNVASEFMGLVHGVYDAKAEGFVPGGASLHNCMSGHGPDADTFEKASHSDTTTPKKVGDTMAFMFETRTLIKPTRFALETAQLQADYYECWQGLKKHFNPEQR is encoded by the coding sequence ATGGATACCCAAACCCGCACGCCGAATACCGCCAGCTCGCGGCTCGAAATCGAGCCGGGCTACCAGACGGGATTCGCGAACGAATTTGCTACGGAGGCCTTGCCGGGCGCGTTGCCCGAAGGCCGTAATTCGCCGCAACGCGCGGCCTATGGCTTGTACGCCGAGCAATTGTCGGGCACGGCATTCACTGCGCCGCGCGGACATAACCGCCGTTCGTGGTTGTACCGGATTCGTCCGGCGGCAGTTCACAAGCCGTTCACGCAACTGCCCTCGGACCGGCTCGTCGCCAACTTCGCCGAGGTACCGCCGACGCCGCCGAACCAGTTGCGCTGGGATGCCTTGCCGATGCCCACCGAGCCGACTGATTTCGTCGACGGCTGGGTGACGATGGCGGGCAACGGTTCAGCCGAAGCGATGAACGGCTGCGCGATCCACCTGTACGCGGCGAACCGCTCGATGAAGGATCGGTTCTTCTACAGCGCCGACGGCGAATTGCTGATCGTGCCGCAGGAAGGCCGCCTGCATATCGCGACCGAAATGGGCCAACTCGATGTCGAGCCGTTCGAAATCGCGGTGATTCCACGTGGCGTGCGCTTCGCGGTGAGCCTGCCGGATGGCACGGCGCGCGGTTATATCTGTGAGAACTTCGGCGCGCTGCTGCGTCTGCCGGATCTCGGCCCGATCGGCTCGAACGGCCTGGCCAACCCGCGCGACTTCCTCACGCCGCATGCCGCTTACGAAGATCGCGAAGGCGACTTCGAACTCGTCGCCAAGATGAACGGCAATCTGTGGCGCGCGGACATCGGTCACTCGCCGCTCGACGTGGTCGCGTGGCACGGCAATTACGCGCCGTACAAATACGACCTGCGCCGTTTCAACACGATCGGCTCGATCAGCTTCGACCATCCGGACCCGTCGATTTTCCTGGTATTGCAATCGCAAAGCGATACGCCGGGTGTCGACACGATCGACTTCGTGATTTTCCCGCCGCGCTGGCTTGCGGCCGAAGACACGTTCCGACCACCCTGGTTCCATCGCAACGTCGCGAGCGAATTCATGGGCCTCGTGCACGGCGTGTACGACGCGAAGGCCGAGGGCTTCGTGCCGGGCGGCGCGAGTCTGCACAACTGCATGTCGGGTCATGGGCCGGACGCGGACACCTTCGAGAAAGCGTCGCATAGCGATACGACCACGCCGAAGAAAGTCGGCGACACCATGGCCTTCATGTTCGAAACGCGCACGCTGATCAAGCCGACCCGTTTCGCGCTCGAAACCGCGCAATTGCAGGCGGATTACTACGAGTGCTGGCAAGGTCTCAAGAAACACTTCAACCCGGAGCAACGATGA
- a CDS encoding serine O-acetyltransferase, with protein MRDVLVSAGDSEALRPIRLASQGTGEVSVADDRACHATSESYQAVATLLRAALMECTPPKLTRAILAHPCFTHACHVAHEDLHAFLSKDPAQRGSWHATLAGSTSYKATLHYRLAHALLTINSLDTCSRQELEAYASLIGNRGKLLSGAEIHPRSEIGRRFILDHGWGVVIGETSVIGDDCYMLGGVTLGAAGIAGNSSVKRHPTLGDRVQIGAFARIFGNIHIGNDVFIGTHCCVTYSIASGSIVTLRSETQVVRDGVTPHASDRTA; from the coding sequence ATGAGAGATGTCTTAGTTTCAGCTGGAGATTCTGAAGCGCTGCGGCCCATTCGTCTTGCTTCGCAGGGAACCGGAGAAGTATCGGTCGCAGACGATCGGGCGTGCCATGCAACCTCGGAATCGTACCAAGCCGTAGCCACGCTGCTGCGGGCCGCTTTGATGGAGTGCACGCCGCCCAAGCTGACCAGGGCGATTCTGGCGCATCCCTGCTTTACCCACGCATGCCATGTCGCGCACGAAGATCTGCATGCCTTCCTTTCCAAAGACCCTGCCCAGCGCGGCTCATGGCATGCCACGCTCGCAGGATCCACGTCATACAAAGCGACGCTGCATTACCGCCTCGCCCATGCGTTGCTGACGATCAACAGTCTCGACACATGCTCACGCCAGGAATTGGAAGCCTACGCCTCGCTCATCGGCAATCGCGGCAAGCTTCTGTCCGGTGCAGAAATTCATCCCCGCAGCGAAATCGGCCGGCGATTCATTCTTGACCACGGCTGGGGCGTGGTCATCGGCGAGACCAGCGTGATCGGCGACGATTGCTACATGCTTGGCGGCGTCACGTTAGGGGCAGCGGGTATCGCCGGCAATTCGTCCGTGAAGCGCCATCCCACGCTGGGAGATCGCGTACAGATCGGCGCATTCGCGCGCATTTTCGGCAACATTCATATCGGAAACGATGTCTTCATCGGCACCCATTGCTGTGTCACGTACAGCATTGCGTCAGGTTCAATAGTCACGCTTCGGTCAGAAACACAAGTCGTTCGTGATGGGGTGACCCCACACGCGTCAGACCGGACAGCCTAA
- a CDS encoding Predicted arabinose efflux permease, MFS family, whose protein sequence is MKRVFATSDPASIRPGKLPGRTYLLTLCQAMNLTAAVVSVTIAALVGGKLAPNHAWATVPYGCQFAAVALATYPAASFMRRYGRKNGFLLGAICLIAAGCIGYDAVRHASFAQLVVAHALLGVYVAFANFYRFAAVDGLAPEMRPKGVSLVVAGGIIAAISGPLLSIGLRDVSGFATFSLCYASFVLLGLATIALIALWRPAVAVATAAQPVEARSVTRLAPIIVAVVASALSYLIMNMLMVQASLLMESMCVSFDTSSLAIQGHVIAMFAPSFVTGTILVRAGHRNTLLAGYALLAGSAVLGICGSGLGAVVAGLIMLGVGWNFGYVGGGALLAYTLTEHNRHRMQGINDSIIAIFATVGAFAPAPLQAWIGWRNTNLLCLALCLAAACLTWICMREPRSSVGEALRT, encoded by the coding sequence ATGAAGCGCGTTTTCGCCACGTCAGATCCAGCCTCGATCAGACCCGGCAAACTGCCCGGCAGAACGTACCTTTTGACGCTCTGTCAGGCCATGAACCTGACAGCCGCCGTGGTGTCCGTCACGATTGCCGCACTAGTCGGCGGCAAGCTCGCGCCGAACCACGCGTGGGCCACCGTGCCATACGGCTGCCAGTTTGCAGCGGTCGCGCTCGCCACGTATCCCGCCGCGAGCTTTATGCGTCGCTACGGGCGGAAAAATGGCTTTCTGCTTGGTGCAATCTGTCTCATAGCGGCCGGCTGCATTGGCTACGACGCGGTTAGGCACGCCAGCTTTGCGCAACTGGTCGTCGCACACGCGTTGCTTGGCGTCTACGTCGCGTTCGCGAACTTCTACCGCTTTGCCGCCGTTGACGGACTCGCGCCCGAGATGCGGCCCAAAGGCGTCTCGCTTGTCGTGGCCGGCGGGATCATCGCCGCAATCAGCGGCCCGCTTCTATCGATCGGTTTGCGCGATGTCAGCGGTTTTGCGACGTTCTCGTTGTGCTACGCATCCTTCGTTTTGCTCGGACTCGCCACTATCGCGCTCATCGCGCTCTGGCGCCCGGCCGTGGCGGTGGCGACTGCCGCGCAGCCGGTCGAAGCGCGCTCCGTCACGCGTCTGGCACCCATCATCGTCGCAGTCGTCGCCTCGGCGCTCAGCTACCTCATCATGAATATGCTGATGGTTCAAGCGTCGCTGCTGATGGAGTCGATGTGCGTGTCGTTTGACACGAGTTCCCTGGCGATCCAGGGACACGTCATCGCCATGTTCGCGCCATCCTTCGTGACCGGCACGATTCTGGTCCGCGCAGGCCACCGCAATACGCTGCTCGCCGGCTATGCGTTGCTGGCCGGCTCAGCGGTGTTGGGTATCTGCGGTTCAGGTCTGGGCGCGGTCGTCGCTGGCCTGATCATGCTCGGCGTGGGCTGGAATTTCGGCTACGTCGGCGGTGGTGCGCTGCTGGCCTATACGTTAACGGAGCACAATCGCCACCGCATGCAGGGCATTAACGACTCCATCATCGCAATCTTCGCAACGGTGGGTGCGTTTGCCCCGGCCCCGCTACAGGCCTGGATCGGCTGGCGGAACACCAACCTGCTCTGCCTCGCTCTGTGCCTCGCCGCGGCCTGTCTGACATGGATCTGCATGCGAGAGCCCCGGTCGTCTGTTGGCGAGGCGCTTCGAACATGA
- a CDS encoding alanyl-tRNA synthetase, with protein sequence MLSFPRSTEKLYYSDTFLYQTDSLVSKVGKDYVELAATVAYPEGGGQESDMGTLTLPEGRAIRFIHARKMYGQRANIAGFPDIQTGGVVEHVIHPDDVHHLASLNTGNAMQIGIDRMRRAQLSLSHTASHLLYLGVGQVRSDALAWTLGCHIRPDGARFDFGVSRRFSSEEVLAIEQIANDFVVRGSAVLTYAHPDHIDARYWACEGNVMPCGGTHIGNTAPIGRIAVRRKSMGAGKERLSCQFDEARFDVASFHAGSSGAASGGEPS encoded by the coding sequence ATGCTTTCATTCCCACGGTCTACCGAAAAACTTTATTATTCGGACACCTTCTTATACCAGACCGATTCGCTCGTTTCAAAGGTCGGCAAAGACTATGTTGAACTGGCTGCCACCGTCGCCTATCCCGAAGGTGGCGGCCAGGAGTCCGACATGGGCACATTGACGTTACCTGAAGGCAGGGCAATCCGGTTCATTCACGCGCGGAAGATGTACGGGCAACGAGCCAACATCGCCGGCTTCCCTGATATTCAAACAGGCGGGGTCGTCGAACACGTGATTCATCCCGACGACGTTCACCATCTCGCGAGCCTGAATACGGGCAACGCCATGCAGATTGGCATCGACCGCATGCGCCGCGCACAGTTGTCCTTGAGCCACACAGCGTCGCACCTGCTGTATCTGGGGGTCGGACAGGTTCGATCCGACGCGCTCGCGTGGACACTCGGTTGCCATATCCGCCCGGATGGAGCGCGTTTCGATTTCGGGGTTAGCCGCCGCTTTTCATCCGAGGAAGTCCTGGCCATCGAGCAGATCGCCAATGATTTCGTCGTCCGCGGCAGCGCGGTTCTGACTTACGCACACCCCGACCATATCGACGCGCGATATTGGGCATGCGAAGGCAACGTCATGCCTTGCGGTGGCACGCACATCGGCAACACGGCGCCGATCGGACGCATAGCCGTTCGCCGCAAGAGCATGGGTGCGGGCAAAGAACGCTTGTCGTGTCAATTCGACGAGGCACGCTTCGATGTCGCGTCATTCCACGCAGGCTCGAGTGGCGCTGCTTCAGGCGGAGAGCCGTCATGA
- a CDS encoding EAL domain, c-di-GMP-specific phosphodiesterase class I (or its enzymatically inactive variant): protein MIPPTIPNLIARAADHPFLGEHLAMGTGVHSEIALAQFDGIELASSYEPIFDISVHALAQSLSSGAEGVDRFGDELGFQAVTQRLDGAPFDIFDPFERIADDQKLVALDRMSRALHAINFFGAQRHGLLFLRVHERLLKSVKYDHGRHFSTVLVSFGLNPSRVVIELPAAAVAHKTFLGYLTTSYQRYGFKVAGNLSNAGQILSVSETARLDFIKMDAAVALRDAMVKPLVGYASRLRIPLIFNRVVDEPQFVALQQYDVRFVQGPLFTAHYHDRAV, encoded by the coding sequence ATGATTCCGCCGACCATCCCCAACCTGATTGCACGCGCCGCCGATCACCCCTTTCTCGGCGAACATCTGGCGATGGGAACCGGCGTGCATAGCGAGATCGCGCTGGCGCAGTTCGACGGCATCGAACTCGCCAGTAGCTATGAGCCGATCTTCGATATCAGCGTGCATGCGTTGGCGCAGTCGTTGTCGTCGGGTGCCGAGGGCGTGGACCGTTTCGGCGATGAGCTTGGGTTTCAGGCGGTCACGCAGCGTCTCGACGGCGCGCCCTTTGATATCTTCGACCCCTTCGAGCGAATCGCCGACGATCAGAAACTGGTCGCGCTCGACCGCATGTCACGCGCGCTGCACGCGATCAATTTCTTCGGTGCGCAGCGCCACGGGCTGCTGTTTCTGCGCGTGCACGAGCGGCTGCTCAAGAGCGTCAAGTACGACCACGGACGGCATTTCTCGACCGTGCTGGTGTCGTTCGGACTGAACCCGTCGCGGGTGGTGATCGAGTTGCCGGCGGCGGCGGTCGCGCACAAGACATTCCTCGGCTATCTGACCACGAGCTATCAGCGCTATGGTTTCAAGGTGGCGGGCAATCTGTCGAACGCGGGGCAGATTCTGTCGGTGTCGGAAACAGCGCGGCTCGACTTCATCAAAATGGATGCGGCGGTCGCGTTGCGCGACGCCATGGTGAAGCCGCTAGTCGGCTATGCGAGCCGGCTGCGGATTCCGCTGATTTTCAATCGGGTGGTGGATGAGCCGCAATTCGTCGCGCTGCAACAGTACGACGTGCGCTTCGTGCAAGGGCCGCTGTTTACCGCGCACTATCATGATCGGGCGGTGTGA
- a CDS encoding Cysteine synthase, which translates to MTLKLVDRLRPACVPIDTQAGPATPLREVRPGLLVKFECDNPGGSHKVRAARFIVRNAIANGNIVPGQTTVIEKTGGNFGFGLAIACHTHGVGVELAVGLGFSAVKRRCLELFGARLIGLEMLERGATPREVVEWHLLHAEERGRSYFYTDQFGNAANVAAHEFETGPEIAAQLKAWPQVRRLTFVACAGTGASLVGITKALQLAGYAVAVVLVEPQGCDSRNGIFIDHKLEGMAVGVAPPFLDWSLIDDILTVSFEEVVETRNVFARTSGFLAGNTAAACLNVANALARGATDDHKVLSILYDHGLWYVR; encoded by the coding sequence ATGACGCTGAAGCTGGTTGACAGACTTCGGCCGGCCTGCGTCCCCATCGACACGCAAGCTGGCCCCGCTACACCGCTTCGCGAAGTGCGCCCCGGTTTGCTCGTCAAGTTCGAATGCGACAACCCCGGCGGCAGCCACAAAGTGCGGGCGGCCCGCTTTATCGTTCGGAATGCGATCGCCAACGGCAACATTGTTCCTGGCCAGACCACGGTGATCGAAAAGACCGGCGGCAACTTCGGCTTTGGACTCGCGATCGCATGTCACACGCACGGCGTCGGTGTCGAACTTGCGGTCGGGTTGGGATTCAGCGCCGTCAAACGTCGCTGCCTCGAACTATTCGGCGCTCGTCTCATTGGCCTTGAGATGCTCGAACGCGGCGCGACGCCGCGTGAGGTCGTGGAATGGCATCTACTCCACGCGGAAGAGCGTGGGCGAAGCTACTTCTACACCGATCAGTTTGGCAACGCTGCGAACGTCGCCGCGCATGAATTTGAAACCGGACCCGAGATTGCCGCGCAACTCAAGGCATGGCCCCAAGTGAGGAGGCTGACCTTTGTGGCGTGTGCGGGAACCGGGGCGAGTCTGGTCGGCATCACCAAAGCGCTTCAGCTGGCAGGGTATGCGGTCGCGGTCGTGCTGGTGGAACCGCAAGGATGCGACTCGCGCAACGGCATCTTTATCGATCACAAGCTCGAAGGGATGGCGGTAGGCGTCGCGCCGCCTTTTCTCGACTGGAGTCTGATTGACGACATCCTGACCGTGTCATTTGAAGAAGTGGTGGAGACACGCAACGTCTTCGCACGGACATCGGGCTTTCTCGCGGGCAACACGGCTGCCGCATGCCTTAACGTGGCGAACGCACTGGCGCGCGGCGCTACGGACGATCACAAAGTTCTGTCGATACTCTACGACCACGGCCTTTGGTACGTTCGCTAG
- a CDS encoding Predicted arabinose efflux permease, MFS family codes for MKVILTRDFLALILSVAVVGLGSGATLPLTALALTQAGYGTDVVGLLTAAQAGGGLIVVPVAAWIAARFGGRQVIVGAVLVVALATALMQLTSNLWIWAVLRVLCGAALMLLFTIGEAWVNQLADDATRGRVVAIYATNFTLFQMAGPVLVSQIDDLVHWRFLICGAIFLLALPTLASIRKTSHASEDEHAAHGSWRHVLPQMPALVIGTGFFALFDTIALSLLPLFAMAHGITSEVAVLFASALLLGDTTMQFPIGWLADRLGRERVHIGCGVIVVVLLPFLPWAIASPWLCWPLLYVLGATAGAIYTLSLVACGERFRGVALVSASSLVGASWSAASFGGPVVAGALMKGVGNDAMVGVLLAGAVAFLAAAGWERRRSLARGMVR; via the coding sequence ATGAAAGTCATCCTCACACGCGATTTCCTCGCGCTCATTCTCAGCGTCGCCGTAGTCGGACTCGGCAGCGGCGCCACGCTTCCGCTCACGGCCCTCGCGCTCACGCAAGCGGGCTACGGTACGGACGTGGTCGGCCTGCTGACCGCCGCGCAGGCGGGCGGCGGCCTTATCGTCGTGCCGGTGGCAGCCTGGATCGCGGCGCGCTTCGGCGGCCGCCAGGTGATCGTCGGCGCGGTGCTGGTGGTCGCGCTGGCAACCGCGCTGATGCAACTCACCTCAAACCTTTGGATATGGGCGGTGCTGCGCGTGCTGTGCGGCGCTGCGCTGATGCTGCTCTTCACGATCGGCGAGGCATGGGTCAACCAGCTCGCCGACGACGCCACGCGCGGTCGTGTCGTCGCGATCTACGCGACCAACTTCACGCTATTCCAGATGGCCGGGCCGGTGCTGGTGAGCCAGATCGACGATTTAGTGCACTGGCGCTTTCTGATTTGCGGCGCGATCTTCCTGTTGGCTTTGCCGACGCTCGCCAGTATCCGCAAGACGTCGCACGCGTCGGAGGATGAACACGCGGCGCACGGCAGTTGGCGCCATGTGTTGCCGCAGATGCCGGCGCTCGTGATCGGTACGGGCTTTTTCGCGTTGTTCGATACGATTGCGCTGTCGCTGCTGCCGCTCTTCGCCATGGCGCACGGTATTACTAGCGAGGTGGCGGTCCTGTTCGCGTCGGCTCTGCTGCTCGGCGATACGACCATGCAGTTTCCAATTGGCTGGCTCGCCGATCGGCTCGGCCGCGAACGCGTGCATATCGGCTGCGGCGTGATCGTCGTGGTGCTGCTGCCGTTTCTGCCCTGGGCGATTGCATCGCCGTGGCTGTGCTGGCCGCTGCTCTATGTGCTCGGCGCGACGGCTGGGGCGATCTATACGCTGTCGCTGGTCGCCTGCGGCGAGCGGTTTCGCGGTGTCGCGCTGGTGTCGGCCAGTTCGCTGGTGGGGGCGTCGTGGAGCGCAGCCAGTTTTGGTGGGCCGGTGGTGGCTGGGGCGTTGATGAAGGGGGTCGGCAACGATGCGATGGTCGGCGTGCTGCTCGCCGGGGCAGTGGCATTTCTGGCGGCGGCCGGGTGGGAGCGGCGACGGAGCCTCGCGCGGGGAATGGTTAGATAG
- a CDS encoding fumarylacetoacetate hydrolase: MNALSDLQATLDPSRKSWVESANDSTNDFSIQNLPFGIFSDKTNAARRVGVAIGDQIVDLSVLKSAGLLKLPIATADQFVAVKDRAFEQDTLNDFISLGRDTWRSVRIQLSNLLARDTATLRDAAALRSKALVRQSDAQLHLPVQIPGYTDFYSSKEHATNVGSMFRDPKNALLPNWSEMPIGYNGRASSVVVSGTPVRRPNGQLKLPDQERPVFGACRKLDIELETGFVIGSGNALGEAIACADAEAHIFGMVLLNDWSARDIQQWEYVPLGPFNAKTFATTISPWIVTLDALEPFRVEQPAQEPQPLAYLRHDGKHAFDISLEVTLRPQAAKQATTISRTNFKHMYWTMAQQLAHHTVSGCNTRVGDLMGSGTISGPTADSCGSLLESTWNGKNPLELKEGGTRGFIEDGDELTLAGWCQGDGYRVGFGTCVGEILPAQR; the protein is encoded by the coding sequence ATGAACGCATTGAGCGATCTTCAAGCGACGCTCGATCCGTCGCGCAAGAGCTGGGTCGAGTCGGCTAACGACTCGACCAACGATTTTTCGATCCAGAACCTGCCGTTCGGCATTTTCAGCGACAAGACCAACGCCGCGCGCCGCGTGGGCGTGGCGATCGGCGATCAGATCGTCGATCTGAGTGTCCTCAAGTCCGCTGGCTTGCTCAAGCTCCCAATCGCCACGGCCGATCAATTCGTTGCGGTGAAAGACCGGGCGTTTGAGCAGGACACGCTCAACGATTTCATCTCGCTTGGCCGCGATACGTGGCGCAGCGTGCGCATCCAGTTGAGCAATCTGCTGGCGCGCGACACCGCGACCTTGCGCGACGCCGCCGCCTTGCGTTCGAAAGCACTGGTGCGTCAGTCCGATGCGCAACTGCATCTGCCCGTGCAGATTCCGGGCTACACCGATTTCTATTCGTCGAAGGAGCACGCGACGAACGTCGGTTCGATGTTCCGCGATCCGAAGAATGCGCTGTTGCCGAACTGGTCGGAGATGCCGATCGGTTACAACGGACGCGCCTCGTCGGTGGTGGTGAGCGGCACGCCGGTGCGGCGTCCTAACGGGCAGTTGAAACTGCCGGATCAGGAGCGTCCGGTGTTCGGCGCATGCCGCAAGCTGGATATCGAACTGGAGACGGGTTTCGTGATCGGCAGCGGCAATGCGCTGGGCGAGGCGATTGCCTGTGCCGATGCCGAAGCGCACATCTTCGGCATGGTGCTGCTGAACGACTGGAGCGCGCGCGATATTCAGCAATGGGAATACGTGCCGCTCGGTCCGTTCAACGCGAAGACATTCGCGACGACGATCTCGCCGTGGATCGTGACGCTCGACGCGCTCGAACCGTTCCGCGTCGAGCAGCCGGCGCAGGAGCCGCAGCCTTTGGCGTACTTGCGCCACGACGGCAAGCACGCGTTCGACATCTCGCTGGAGGTGACGCTGCGGCCGCAGGCGGCAAAGCAGGCCACCACGATCTCGCGGACCAACTTCAAGCATATGTACTGGACGATGGCGCAACAGCTCGCGCATCACACGGTATCGGGCTGCAATACGCGGGTTGGCGATCTGATGGGTTCGGGCACGATCAGCGGCCCGACGGCCGACTCATGCGGCAGCCTGCTCGAGTCCACCTGGAACGGCAAGAATCCGTTGGAATTGAAGGAAGGCGGCACACGAGGGTTTATCGAAGACGGCGACGAACTGACGCTTGCCGGCTGGTGCCAGGGCGATGGCTACCGCGTGGGCTTCGGCACCTGTGTCGGGGAGATTCTGCCGGCGCAGCGCTAA